A portion of the Rhizoctonia solani chromosome 6, complete sequence genome contains these proteins:
- a CDS encoding cation transporter/ATPase, amino-terminal protein — protein MLKHTQASSLESADCIRIVPAEHRGQGEIVPLIRKPSPQHPSRMEFAFVYQRDTYVYDSDKKAFAPLPYPCNDRPLLSSFEGNPTGLMSAVSTKGGNTDAGTVEALSALYGKNEFDIPIPSFLALFGEHTTAPFFVFQIFCVALWCLDEYWYYSLFTLFMLVVFECTVVFQRVSTLKEFRTMSIDPYPIYCYRDGKWNIVQSDTLLPGDVISISRGSAGSEHKKHEGKAKEKKVEDKDEKDKEKDQSTPDRSIPADTLILRGTCIVNEAMLSGESTPLLKESLGILSKEEGERLDVDGQHKNCVLFGGTKILKAGQEEGEVVASSQTPSLNTPDGGALALVLRTGFGTAQGQLVRTMIFSTERVSANNFESFLFIGFLLIFAIAASWYVWVRGIERGLKKSKLLLDCVLIITSVVPPELPMELSLAVNTSLAALSKFAIFCTEPFRIPVAGRVDVCCFDKTGTITAVDLVVEGVAGVDPTDPLKLVPLTAASRETTLCLAAAHALVKLDDGQVVGDPMEQTTLKALEWDLKGRDGVVPNKGSSPTNTILIRRRFQFSSALKRMATISTIGAGGKSLIAVKGAPETIKGMLAIVPRGYDDTFKWFTRRGSRVLALAMKEVAPIGLDKVAQLKRDEIEKELTFVGFLIFHCPLKPDAIATLKMLADSSHRCIMITGDNPLTAVHVAREVEIVDRDALILDVKEGSNNETDLVWRTVDETKIIPVNPSEPLDASLFEQYDVCITGAAMRQYERTPSWPILVQNTWVYARVSPIQKELILTTLKGLGFTTLMAGDGTNDVGALKQAHIGVALLDGTPEDLQKIAEHARVERIKKVYESQLKISARFNQPPPPVPQAIAHLYQDVVAAQQKAAADLQDKRKKNPMEKFDLESITSKLAEMDDDNEPPKIKLGDASCAAPFTSKLSNVSSIAAIIRQGRCTLVATIQMYKILALNCLITAYSLSVLYLDGIKFGDYQITINGMLMSVCFLCISRAKPVEKLSRERPLGNIFNFYVLLSVLIQFAIHIVSLLYITSLSNSLEQRGEIDLEAEFKPSLLNTAIYLLGLSQQVSTFAINFQGRPFREGIRENPALYYGLLGASAVAFGGSMDIIPEMNRWLQIVEMSFSFQVRLTVTMALDFMGCWAVEHACKYLFADLEPKYLVTRGRERREARRAIDEAAAEAEKAKQELEELEKKAQ, from the exons ATGCTGAAGCATACACAGGCATCATCTTTGGAGTCAGCTGACTGTATTCGAATCGTCCCCGCCGAACACCGTGGCCAAGGCGAAATAGTACCTCTTATCCGCAAGCCATCCCCCCAACATCCATCCAGAATGGAATTCGCATTCGTGTACCAACGGGATACTTACGTCTATGACTCTGACAAAAAGGCGTTTGCACCTCTACCTTATCCATGCAACGATCGACCCCTGCTTTCTTCGTTTGAAGGCAACCCTACTGGACTTATGTCTGCTGTGTCAACCAAGGGCGGTAACACTGATGCCGGAACCGTCGAGGCCTTATCAGCACTTTACGGAAAAAACGAGTTCGATATCCCTATCCCTTCTTTCCTGGCACTTTTTGGAGAACATACCACCGCGCCGTTCTTTGTCTTCCAGATTTTCTGTGTCGCGCTATGGTGCTTGGACGAATACTGGTATTACAGCTTGTTTACGCTGTTCATGCTGGTTGTATTTGAATGCACGGTTGTATTCCAG CGCGTGAGCACTTTGAAGGAATTCCGCACAATGTCTATCGATCCTTATCCAATTTACTGCTACCGAGATGGTAAATGGAACATCGTTCAATCCGACACCCTCTTGCCAGGCGACGTTATTTCTATCTCACGCGGATCTGCCGGGTCTGAACACAAGAAACATGAAGGaaaggccaaggaaaagaaagTCGAAGACAAGGATGAGAAAGATAAAGAGAAGGATCAATCAACCCCCGATCGTTCGATTCCGGCTGATACCTTAATTCTTCGTGGTACTTGCATCGTCAATGAAGCGATGCTGTCTGGAGAGTCTACGCCTCTACTCAAGGAGTCACTTGGGATACTCAGTAAGGAGGAAGGCGAGAGGCTTGATGTTGACGGACAACACAAGAACTGTGTGCTCTTCGGAGGAACCAAAATTCTGAAGGCAGGTCAAGAAGAAGGCGAAGTTG TTGCATCCTCTCAGACCCCGTCGCTCAATACCCCTGACGGTGGTGCACTCGCCCTCGTATTACGCACTGGTTTCGGTACAGCTCAGGGCCAACTCGTTCGCACCATGATTTTCTCCACAGAGCGTGTCAGCGCGAATAATTTCGAGAGTTTCCTGTTTATCGGATTCTTGCTTATCTTTGCCATCGCTGCCAGTTGGTATGTTTGGGTCCGAG GCATTGAGCGAGGACTCAAGAAATCCAAGTTGCTCCTCGATTGCGTCCTCATCATCACTAGCGTTGTTCCTCCTGAGCTACCTATGGAACTGAGTTTGGCAGTTAACACCTCCTTGGCAGCGCTCTCGAAATTTG CCATCTTTTGTACCGAGCCCTTCCGTATTCCAGTTGCTGGTCGTGTGGATGTATGCTGTTTTGATAAGACTGGTACTATCACCGCTGTCGATCTCGTTGTGGAGGGTGTAGCTGGCGTTGA CCCCACCGATCCACTGAAGCTTGTACCGCTTACAGCTGCTTCCCGCGAGACAACTCTTTGCTTGGCTGCAGCACATGCACTAGTCAAGTTGGATGACGGCCAAGTCGTTGGTGATCCGATGGAACAGACTACACTGAAGGCCTTGGAATGGGACCTGAAAGGTCGTGATGGCGTTGTACCCAACAAGG GGTCATCTCCTACCAATACAATCTTGATTCGACGACGCTTCCAATTTAGTTCAGCACTCAAGCGAATGGCCACTATTTCCACGATTGGTGCTGGAGGCAAAAGTCTCATTGCCGTCAAAGGTGCACCAGAGACCATCAAAGGAATGTTGGCTATTGTTCCTCGGGGCTATGACGATACATTCAAATGGTTTACTCGTCGAGGCAGCCGCGTGCTTGCGTTAGCTATGAAGGAAGTTGCTCCTATTGGCCTGGACAAAGTTGCTCAACTGAAGCGGGACGAGATTGAGAAAGAACTTACTTTTGTTGGATTCCTTATCTTCCATTGCCCACTCAAGCCCGATGCCATTGCGACACTGAAGATGTTAGCCGACTCCTCTCATCGT TGCATCATGATCACCGGAGACAACCCTTTGACCGCTGTACACGTCGCGCGCGAGGTTGAAATTGTAGACCGCGATGCTTTGATCTTAGATGTCAAAGAAGGCTCGAACAACGAGACTG ACCTTGTCTGGCGTACCGTAGACGAAACTAAGATTATACCAGTTAATCCCTCGGAACCGCTCGATGCTTCCCTTTTCGAGCAATATGATGTCTGCATTACTGGTGCCGCCATGCGCCAATACGAACGAACCCCCTCTTGGCCAATTCTCGTTCAGAATACTTGGGTTTATGCGCGTGTTTCACCGATTCAGAAGGAACTGATCCTCACGACGCTCAAGGGTCTCGGTTTTACAACTCTCATGGCCGGAGATGGAACCAATGACGTGGGTGCACTCAAGCAAGCTCATATTGGTGTGGCTCTTCTCGACGGTACCCCTGAAGACCTGCAAAAGATCGCTGAGCATGCGCGTGTCGAGCGGATCAAGAAGGTATACGAGAGCCAGCTCAAGATTTCTGCAAGGTTCAACCAGCCTCCTCCTCCGGTTCCTCAAGCTATTGCCCATTTGTACCAGGATGTCGTTGCAGCACAACAAAAGGCCGCAGCTGATTTGCAGGATAAACGAAAGAAGAACCCTATGGAGAAG TTTGATTTGGAATCGATTACCAGCAAATTGGCAGAAATGGATGACGACAATGAGCCCCCCAAGATCAAGCTTGGTGATGCATCCTGCGCCGCGCCTTTCACTTCCAAGCTGTCTAACGTATCTTCAA TTGCTGCCATCATTCGTCAAGGTCGTTGCACACTCGTAGCGACCATCCAGATGTACAAGATCCTTGCCTTGAACTGTTTGATTACTGCGTACAGTCTTAGTGTCTTATATTTGGACGGAATCAAGTTTGGCGACTACCAGATCACGATCAACGGAATGCTCATGTCTGTGTGTTTCTTGTGCATTTCTCGTGCCAAG CCCGTGGAGAAATTGTCACGCGAGCGTCCACTTGGAAATATCTTCAATTTCTACGTCCTGCTCTCAGTCTTGATCCAGTTTGCCATTCACATCGTTTCGCTCCTTTATATTACCTCATTGTCCAATAGTCTGGAGCA GCGTGGAGAAATTGATCTCGAGGCTGAATTCAAGCCTAGCTTGCTGAACACAGCGATTTACTTGCTGGGCCTGTCCCAACAGGTTTCTACTTTCGCTATCAACTTCCAG GGTCGTCCGTTCCGTGAGGGTATTCGTGAGAACCCCGCTCTATACTATGGACTCCTGGGAGCAAGCGCAGTTGCATTCGGCGGTTCCATGGATATCATCCCTGAGATGAACCGTTGGCTACAGATTGTTGAGATGTCTTTCTCG TTCCAAGTCCGCCTTACTGTGACCATGGCACTTGATTTTATGGGATGCTGGGCGGTGGAACACGCATGCAAATACCTGTTTGCTGATCTCGAACCCAAGTATTTGGTCACACGAGGTCGCGAACGACGTGAAGCTCGACGAGCTATTGATGAAGCCGCAGCTGAGGCTGAGAAAGCTAAGCAGGAATTAGAAGAACTAGAGAAAAAGGCACAGTAA